In Thiobacter sp. AK1, the following proteins share a genomic window:
- the mutM gene encoding bifunctional DNA-formamidopyrimidine glycosylase/DNA-(apurinic or apyrimidinic site) lyase, producing MPELPEVETTRRGLMPHVVGRVIEGVTVRAVRLRWPVPPGLARRLAGARLADIERRGKYLLFRVEASTPGWLIVHLGMSGSLRMVAAGTPAGCHDHLDLSLDNGHVVRLRDPRRFGAVLWHPGDPARHPLLAHLGVEPLSESFTGAWLYRHTRNRSAAIKQVLMDAGLVVGVGNIYANEALFHAGIDPRRPARRLGQARCTRLVEAVRATLERAIAAGGSSLRDFVHADGQPGYFQQHYAVYGRAGEPCRRCGGPIRHLRQGNRSTFFCPRCQR from the coding sequence ATGCCCGAGCTGCCGGAGGTGGAGACCACCCGCCGGGGCCTCATGCCCCACGTGGTGGGCCGCGTCATCGAAGGCGTGACCGTGCGCGCCGTCCGGCTACGCTGGCCGGTGCCACCGGGTCTTGCACGGCGGCTTGCTGGCGCGCGCCTGGCCGACATCGAACGACGCGGCAAGTACCTGCTGTTCCGCGTCGAAGCGAGTACCCCCGGCTGGCTAATCGTGCATCTGGGCATGTCCGGTAGCCTGCGCATGGTGGCGGCGGGTACGCCTGCCGGCTGCCACGATCACCTGGATCTATCCCTCGACAATGGCCACGTTGTTCGGCTGCGCGATCCCCGCCGCTTCGGAGCGGTGCTCTGGCACCCGGGCGATCCCGCCCGTCATCCGCTGCTCGCCCATCTGGGCGTGGAACCGCTCTCCGAAAGCTTCACCGGCGCGTGGCTATACCGCCATACACGCAACCGCAGCGCCGCGATCAAGCAGGTACTCATGGATGCGGGGCTGGTGGTGGGGGTAGGCAACATCTACGCCAACGAGGCCCTGTTTCATGCCGGCATCGACCCCCGGCGGCCGGCGCGGCGCCTGGGTCAAGCGCGCTGCACACGCCTGGTGGAGGCCGTGCGTGCCACCCTCGAGCGCGCCATCGCGGCAGGTGGCTCCAGCCTGCGCGATTTCGTCCACGCGGACGGCCAGCCCGGTTATTTCCAGCAGCACTACGCCGTCTATGGGCGGGCAGGCGAGCCCTGCCGCCGCTGCGGCGGACCCATCCGCCACCTGCGTCAGGGCAATCGCTCCACGTTTTTTTGTCCCCGTTGCCAGCGCTGA
- a CDS encoding dynamin family protein: protein MSNDNLVAHFQAYSAWRERLADTVAALRKWLAEQDLTDAQIDLRIQHVLERLKDDKLNVAFVAEFSRGKSELINAIFFADYKQRLLPSSAGRTTMCPTELLWDPTREPCIMLLPIETRATDTTTTEYKRYSDEWKVIPLDTSSGEGMIQALQRVSETRRVSVEEAERYGLYDRDDEDNVLTVHDDGTVDIPAWRHAIINFPHALLEQGLVILDTPGLNAIGTEPELTLNLLPNAHAILFILAADTGVTKSDIEVWRNHIGNTQGRQKGRLVVLNKIDAMWDELKGEEAVEREIAQQVETTAHLLGLDPAQVFPVSAQKGLLAKVQHDQALLVKSRLPQLERALSDELIPSKQEIVRDATQSELEDMIQATRDILRGRLAGVREQLTELKNLRGKNQDVIEHMMAKVQQDKQDFERGLQRFQALRSVFSHHTNVLFSHLGMDALKQEIRDVRTQMANSKFTKGIRHAMNQFFRDTHANIAKASEQIEEIKAMMEAMYKKFADEHGLKAASPAPFSTLKYTKELAKLEKAYNDHFGTVTVYATERFSLMAKFFETVAARVVHVYEVANRDVENWLKAVMAPMETQVREHQLQLRRRLESIKRIHKATDTLEDRIAELEQMEKTILDQLADLNDLHTRLIESLAYDASHERAVVWA from the coding sequence ATGAGCAATGACAACCTCGTCGCCCACTTCCAAGCCTACAGCGCCTGGCGCGAACGACTCGCTGACACCGTCGCGGCCCTGCGCAAATGGCTGGCGGAACAGGATCTCACCGACGCACAAATCGACCTGCGCATCCAACACGTGCTGGAACGGCTGAAGGACGACAAGCTCAACGTGGCCTTCGTGGCAGAATTCTCCCGCGGCAAGTCGGAACTCATCAACGCCATTTTCTTCGCCGATTACAAGCAGCGACTGTTGCCCTCCAGCGCGGGGCGCACCACCATGTGTCCCACTGAGCTCCTGTGGGATCCCACGCGCGAACCATGCATCATGCTGCTGCCCATTGAGACGCGCGCCACCGACACCACCACCACCGAGTACAAGCGCTACAGCGACGAATGGAAGGTGATCCCGCTGGACACCTCCTCCGGCGAGGGCATGATCCAGGCGCTACAGCGGGTTTCCGAGACGCGGCGCGTGTCAGTGGAGGAAGCCGAACGCTATGGGCTCTACGACCGCGACGACGAGGACAATGTCCTCACCGTGCACGATGACGGGACGGTGGACATTCCCGCCTGGCGCCACGCCATCATCAACTTCCCTCACGCCCTGCTGGAGCAGGGGCTGGTGATCCTCGACACGCCAGGTCTCAACGCCATCGGTACCGAGCCGGAGCTGACCCTCAACCTGCTACCCAACGCTCACGCCATCCTATTCATCCTGGCCGCCGACACCGGCGTCACCAAGAGCGACATCGAAGTGTGGCGTAACCACATCGGCAACACCCAGGGTCGTCAGAAGGGACGGCTGGTGGTGCTCAACAAGATCGACGCCATGTGGGACGAGCTCAAGGGCGAGGAAGCAGTGGAACGGGAGATCGCCCAGCAGGTGGAAACCACGGCGCATCTTTTGGGTCTCGATCCGGCCCAGGTGTTTCCCGTCTCCGCGCAGAAGGGACTCTTGGCCAAGGTGCAGCACGACCAGGCGCTCCTCGTCAAAAGCCGCCTACCACAGCTCGAGCGCGCGCTGTCCGACGAGCTCATTCCCTCCAAGCAGGAGATCGTGCGCGACGCCACCCAGAGCGAGCTGGAAGACATGATCCAAGCCACCCGCGACATCCTGCGCGGACGGCTGGCCGGCGTGCGCGAACAGCTCACGGAACTCAAAAACCTGCGTGGCAAGAACCAGGATGTCATCGAACACATGATGGCCAAGGTACAGCAGGACAAGCAGGATTTCGAGAGGGGCCTGCAGCGCTTCCAGGCCCTACGCTCGGTGTTCTCGCACCACACCAACGTGCTGTTCAGTCACTTGGGCATGGACGCACTCAAGCAGGAAATCCGCGACGTGCGCACGCAGATGGCCAACAGCAAGTTCACCAAGGGCATCCGCCATGCCATGAACCAGTTCTTCCGCGACACCCATGCCAACATCGCCAAGGCCTCCGAGCAGATCGAGGAAATCAAGGCGATGATGGAAGCCATGTACAAGAAATTTGCCGACGAGCATGGGCTCAAGGCCGCCAGCCCGGCGCCCTTCTCCACCCTCAAGTACACCAAGGAACTGGCCAAGCTAGAGAAAGCCTACAATGACCATTTCGGCACGGTGACGGTGTATGCCACGGAACGCTTCAGCCTCATGGCTAAATTTTTCGAGACCGTGGCCGCGCGCGTGGTCCATGTCTATGAGGTCGCCAACCGGGACGTGGAGAACTGGCTCAAGGCGGTGATGGCGCCCATGGAAACCCAGGTACGGGAACACCAGCTTCAGCTACGCCGCCGCCTGGAGAGCATCAAGCGCATTCACAAGGCCACCGACACGCTGGAAGACCGTATCGCCGAACTCGAGCAGATGGAAAAAACCATCCTCGACCAGCTGGCCGACCTCAACGACTTGCACACCCGCCTCATCGAATCGCTCGCCTACGACGCCAGCCACGAGCGGGCCGTGGTCTGGGCTTGA
- a CDS encoding YfhL family 4Fe-4S dicluster ferredoxin translates to MSLKITDECINCDVCEPECPNGAISQGPDIYVIDPNMCTECVGHYDTPQCMEVCPVDCIITGVEESREVLEERYRIISGQKVA, encoded by the coding sequence ATGTCACTCAAGATCACCGACGAATGCATCAACTGCGACGTGTGCGAGCCGGAGTGCCCCAACGGCGCTATTTCCCAGGGCCCCGACATTTACGTCATCGACCCCAATATGTGTACCGAATGCGTGGGGCACTACGACACGCCGCAGTGCATGGAGGTGTGCCCGGTGGACTGCATCATCACCGGCGTCGAGGAATCGCGTGAAGTGCTCGAGGAGCGCTACCGCATCATCAGCGGGCAGAAGGTGGCGTGA
- the coaD gene encoding pantetheine-phosphate adenylyltransferase: MNPRKIVYPGSFDPITRGHEDLVRRAAKLFDEVIVGVAESPNKRPFFSLEERVDMAREALAEVPGVRVVGFSGLLMKFLEEQDATVVLRGLRAVSDFEYELQLAGMNRKLNPAVETLFLTPSEQYMFVSASLVREIARLGGDVSEFVHPLINSRLSARMR; this comes from the coding sequence ATGAACCCACGAAAAATCGTCTATCCCGGCAGCTTCGACCCCATCACCCGTGGCCATGAGGATTTGGTGCGGCGCGCCGCCAAGCTGTTCGATGAGGTCATCGTGGGCGTGGCGGAAAGTCCCAACAAGCGTCCCTTCTTCAGTCTGGAGGAACGGGTGGACATGGCCCGCGAGGCATTGGCGGAAGTGCCGGGGGTACGGGTGGTGGGCTTCTCCGGCCTGCTGATGAAATTCCTGGAGGAGCAGGACGCCACCGTGGTGCTGCGCGGCTTACGCGCGGTGTCCGACTTTGAATACGAACTGCAGCTTGCCGGCATGAACCGCAAGCTCAACCCCGCAGTGGAAACCTTGTTCCTCACGCCTTCCGAGCAATACATGTTCGTCTCGGCTTCCCTGGTGCGGGAAATCGCCAGGCTCGGGGGCGATGTGAGCGAGTTCGTCCATCCCTTGATTAATTCCCGTCTCAGTGCCAGAATGCGCTGA
- the rsmD gene encoding 16S rRNA (guanine(966)-N(2))-methyltransferase RsmD, translating into MARIRPEARGGKSGAGRVRIIGGAWRSRSITFPAAEGLRPTPDRVRETVFNWLGQSLEGKRCLDLFAGSGALGLEAASRHAAHVTLVEKQHRVFAALRENAARLGATQCTLIKDDALAWLRRDTAVYDVIFLDPPFAAALLPAVWPLVGPRLAGDGVVYLESGAPLALPEGWALFKSARAGMVYFGLACREPAEAL; encoded by the coding sequence GTGGCCCGGATACGCCCTGAAGCACGCGGCGGCAAAAGTGGCGCGGGCCGGGTGCGCATCATCGGCGGTGCCTGGCGCAGCCGCTCGATTACCTTCCCCGCGGCGGAAGGACTGCGCCCCACGCCTGACCGGGTGCGGGAAACCGTGTTCAACTGGCTGGGCCAGAGCTTAGAGGGCAAGCGTTGTCTCGACCTGTTCGCGGGCAGCGGCGCGCTGGGCCTGGAGGCTGCCTCACGGCACGCCGCGCATGTCACCCTGGTGGAAAAGCAGCACCGGGTGTTCGCTGCCCTGCGCGAGAACGCCGCGCGGTTGGGCGCGACCCAATGCACCCTCATCAAGGACGACGCCCTAGCGTGGCTGCGGCGCGACACGGCCGTGTATGATGTGATCTTTCTCGACCCGCCCTTCGCCGCCGCCCTGCTGCCGGCCGTGTGGCCCTTGGTGGGACCGCGCCTGGCAGGGGACGGTGTGGTCTATCTGGAAAGCGGCGCGCCGCTTGCGCTGCCGGAAGGTTGGGCACTGTTCAAGAGCGCGCGCGCTGGTATGGTTTATTTTGGCCTTGCCTGCCGCGAGCCGGCGGAGGCTTTATGA
- a CDS encoding M16 family metallopeptidase: protein MLLLVLWLMAVAAHAGVSIQDWRTTKGARVLFVENHDLPMLDVAVWFDAGSRRDEPALAGRAALVANLLQLGAGGLSEEEIARRLAAVGAELGAAFERDRAGYSLRTLVSRHEREEALGLLATILARPDFPATVVAREKERLMATLKEADTQPEHIAEKAFYKALYGTHPYALPESGEVETVARITRDDLLAFHRAHYGAATAVVVMIGDVTRDEAQVIAERLTAGLPEGSPLPSLDLPIPAPSGQQVRLPHPATQAHILMGQPGMSRLDPDYFPLLVGNYVLGGGGFDSRILKEIRQKRGLAYSAYSYFLPLAQPGPLQIGVQTKKDDAPEVLRVLRDTVTRFVAEGPTEAELAQAKNNIVLGFPLRVDSNRKILDFLGVIGFYGLPLTWLDDYPKAVARVTVAQVRDAFQRRVLPEKMITVVVGGPDTP from the coding sequence ATGCTTCTGCTCGTCCTGTGGCTGATGGCGGTAGCTGCCCATGCCGGGGTGAGCATCCAGGACTGGCGCACCACCAAGGGGGCGCGGGTGCTGTTCGTGGAAAACCATGACCTGCCCATGTTGGATGTGGCGGTGTGGTTCGACGCCGGTAGCCGTCGCGACGAGCCGGCGCTCGCGGGACGCGCCGCACTGGTGGCCAACCTGCTGCAGCTTGGCGCGGGCGGCTTGTCCGAAGAGGAGATTGCCCGCCGTTTGGCCGCGGTGGGGGCTGAGCTCGGTGCGGCCTTCGAGCGTGACCGCGCCGGCTACTCGCTGCGCACGCTGGTAAGCCGCCACGAGCGCGAAGAAGCGCTTGGCTTGCTGGCCACCATCTTGGCGCGACCGGATTTTCCCGCCACGGTGGTGGCGCGGGAAAAAGAGCGGCTCATGGCCACACTCAAAGAAGCGGATACCCAGCCTGAGCACATCGCGGAGAAGGCCTTTTACAAGGCCCTCTACGGCACGCATCCCTATGCGCTGCCGGAAAGCGGCGAGGTGGAAACGGTGGCACGCATCACGCGGGATGATCTCCTCGCCTTTCATCGCGCCCACTACGGGGCCGCCACCGCGGTGGTGGTGATGATAGGCGATGTGACGCGGGATGAGGCCCAAGTCATCGCCGAGCGTCTCACTGCCGGGTTGCCCGAGGGTTCCCCGCTACCGTCCCTCGATCTGCCCATTCCCGCCCCTTCCGGGCAGCAGGTGCGGCTGCCCCATCCGGCGACGCAGGCGCACATCCTCATGGGCCAGCCTGGCATGAGCCGGCTCGATCCCGATTACTTTCCGCTCTTGGTGGGCAACTACGTGCTGGGCGGAGGCGGTTTCGATTCCCGCATCCTCAAGGAGATTCGCCAGAAGCGGGGGCTCGCCTATAGCGCCTACAGCTATTTCCTGCCCCTGGCCCAGCCTGGTCCCCTGCAGATCGGCGTGCAGACCAAGAAGGACGATGCGCCGGAAGTGTTGCGGGTGCTGCGCGACACCGTCACCCGCTTCGTCGCGGAAGGCCCCACCGAGGCGGAACTCGCCCAGGCCAAGAACAACATCGTGCTGGGCTTTCCCCTGCGGGTGGATAGCAACCGCAAGATTCTCGATTTTCTCGGCGTGATTGGTTTCTATGGTCTGCCCCTCACCTGGCTTGACGATTATCCCAAGGCCGTGGCGCGCGTGACCGTAGCCCAGGTGCGGGATGCGTTCCAGCGGCGGGTGCTGCCGGAGAAGATGATCACGGTGGTGGTGGGTGGCCCGGATACGCCCTGA
- a CDS encoding M16 family metallopeptidase, whose product MRRALVARLSATVLLLCMGLLPAWATSRIESHTLANGLRIFVKEDHRAPVVVSQVWYRAGSMDEHNGTTGVAHVLEHMMFKGTRQVPAGEFSRLIAAAGGRENAFTSRDYTAYFQTLQKDKLPLAFRLEADRMANLVLSEQEFAKEIEVVRNERRWRTEDKPQSLVYEALMATALEAHPYRWPVIGWMNDLINMTVADARTWYRRWYAPNNAVLVVVGDVKPHEVFRLAERYFGPLKARPLPGRKPQLEPEQTGPRRVTLKAPAKLPYLIMAWQVPVLKDPENDWEPYALEMLAGVLDANAAARFPTRLVRDSRVAVQAGASYDSIQRGPGLFLVDGTPSEGRTVHDLEAAIRAELSRIQDAGVKEEELARIRSQLIAAQVYQRDSMFYQAMQIGEVVTVGFDPSLVERRIEKLKAVTAEQIKAVARKYLVDDHLTVATLDPQPLDARQTTTPPKGLRHVD is encoded by the coding sequence ATGAGACGAGCACTGGTAGCACGCCTTTCAGCGACAGTCTTGCTCCTTTGCATGGGCTTGCTGCCGGCCTGGGCGACGAGCCGCATCGAGAGCCATACCCTGGCCAACGGCTTGCGTATCTTCGTCAAGGAAGATCATCGCGCGCCGGTGGTGGTGTCCCAGGTGTGGTATCGCGCCGGCAGTATGGACGAACACAACGGCACGACGGGGGTGGCCCACGTGCTGGAACACATGATGTTCAAAGGCACGCGCCAGGTGCCTGCCGGGGAATTTTCGCGTTTGATTGCCGCCGCCGGCGGTCGCGAGAACGCCTTCACCAGTCGCGATTACACCGCCTATTTCCAAACCCTGCAGAAGGACAAACTTCCGCTCGCCTTCCGGCTGGAAGCCGACCGCATGGCCAACCTCGTGCTGAGCGAGCAGGAATTTGCCAAGGAGATCGAGGTGGTGCGCAACGAGCGGCGTTGGCGCACCGAGGACAAACCCCAGTCCTTGGTCTATGAGGCGCTGATGGCCACCGCCCTAGAGGCCCATCCCTACCGCTGGCCGGTGATCGGCTGGATGAACGATCTAATCAACATGACGGTGGCCGATGCGCGTACCTGGTACCGGCGGTGGTATGCGCCCAACAACGCCGTGCTGGTGGTGGTGGGCGATGTAAAGCCCCACGAGGTTTTCCGACTCGCCGAGCGCTACTTCGGTCCGCTCAAGGCGCGCCCATTGCCTGGCCGCAAGCCCCAGCTGGAGCCGGAACAAACCGGGCCCCGCCGGGTGACGCTAAAGGCGCCGGCGAAACTACCCTACCTGATCATGGCCTGGCAGGTGCCGGTGCTGAAAGACCCGGAGAACGACTGGGAACCCTATGCGCTGGAAATGCTCGCCGGTGTCCTGGATGCCAATGCCGCGGCGCGCTTCCCCACACGCCTGGTGCGCGACAGTCGCGTGGCGGTGCAAGCGGGTGCGAGCTACGACAGCATCCAGCGTGGTCCGGGCCTGTTCCTGGTTGATGGTACGCCCAGCGAGGGACGCACGGTCCATGACCTCGAGGCCGCCATCCGCGCTGAACTTTCGCGCATCCAGGACGCGGGCGTTAAGGAGGAGGAACTGGCGCGCATCCGCTCCCAGCTCATCGCCGCCCAGGTGTATCAGCGGGATTCCATGTTCTACCAGGCGATGCAGATCGGTGAGGTGGTGACGGTGGGGTTCGACCCCAGTCTCGTCGAGCGGCGCATCGAGAAACTGAAGGCTGTCACCGCCGAGCAGATCAAGGCTGTGGCACGCAAGTATCTGGTGGACGACCATCTTACCGTGGCTACTTTGGATCCCCAGCCGCTGGATGCGCGGCAAACGACTACCCCGCCAAAAGGATTGCGTCATGTGGATTGA
- the ftsY gene encoding signal recognition particle-docking protein FtsY, whose product MFGFFKSKSELEPEAAAQEPRLTWRERLKRGLARTREALGGRLSGLFGSHTQIDEALFEELETILLTADVGVQATEALLATLRARVKRDRLTDAAQLKAALIEAMTELLAPLEKPLEISTHKPFVIMMVGVNGAGKTTTIGKLAHWLQNQGKSVLFAAGDTFRAAAREQLLIWGERNNVTVIAQEKGDSAAVIFDAVQAAKARSIDVVLADTAGRLPTQLHLMEEIKKVKRVIAKAEPSAPHEILLVLDANTGQNALAQVKAFDDALGLTGLVVTKLDGTAKGGVLAAIAQSRPIPVRFIGVGETKQDLQPFRAREFVEALFE is encoded by the coding sequence ATGTTTGGTTTCTTCAAGTCAAAGTCCGAACTCGAACCCGAAGCCGCCGCCCAGGAACCGCGCCTCACCTGGCGTGAGCGCCTGAAGCGGGGGCTCGCGCGCACACGCGAGGCGCTCGGCGGCCGCCTGAGCGGCTTGTTCGGTAGCCACACTCAAATCGACGAAGCTCTATTCGAGGAGCTGGAAACCATTTTGCTCACCGCCGATGTGGGCGTGCAGGCCACCGAAGCCCTCCTCGCCACTCTGCGCGCCCGCGTCAAGCGCGATCGGCTCACCGATGCCGCCCAACTCAAGGCCGCCCTCATCGAAGCCATGACCGAGCTTCTCGCGCCCTTGGAAAAGCCGCTTGAAATATCCACTCACAAACCCTTCGTGATCATGATGGTGGGCGTCAATGGCGCGGGCAAGACCACCACCATCGGCAAGCTCGCCCACTGGCTCCAGAATCAGGGCAAAAGCGTATTGTTCGCGGCGGGCGATACCTTTCGCGCCGCCGCCCGGGAACAGCTCCTGATTTGGGGCGAGCGCAACAACGTCACCGTGATCGCCCAGGAGAAGGGCGATTCCGCCGCGGTGATCTTCGATGCGGTGCAAGCCGCCAAGGCCCGCAGCATAGACGTGGTGCTGGCCGACACCGCCGGCCGGTTGCCCACCCAGCTCCACCTCATGGAAGAAATCAAGAAGGTCAAGCGCGTGATCGCCAAGGCTGAACCTTCGGCGCCCCACGAAATCCTGCTGGTACTGGACGCCAACACGGGGCAGAACGCGCTGGCCCAGGTGAAGGCCTTCGACGACGCGCTGGGCCTTACTGGACTGGTGGTGACCAAACTCGATGGCACCGCCAAGGGCGGGGTACTGGCTGCGATCGCCCAAAGCCGGCCGATTCCGGTACGCTTCATCGGCGTGGGCGAAACCAAGCAAGATCTGCAACCTTTCCGCGCCCGCGAATTCGTAGAAGCCTTGTTCGAGTGA
- a CDS encoding cell division ATP-binding protein FtsE, whose protein sequence is MITFSQVTKRYPGGHEALCEASFTIATGEMVAVTGPSGAGKSTLLKLIAGIERPTSGSVLVDGQNIGRLSRKAMPYWRRTLGLVFQDAKLLYDRNCFENVMLPLRISGMPVKEAARRARAALDKVGLKDRERAMPITLSGGEQQRLAIARAIVNRPSILLADEPTGNLDADYAELLLDMLAAFSRAGVTLVIATHEPRLIERLKPRVLALRGGRVLT, encoded by the coding sequence GTGATCACCTTCAGTCAGGTCACCAAGCGCTACCCGGGCGGCCACGAGGCCCTTTGCGAGGCCAGCTTCACCATCGCCACTGGCGAGATGGTGGCCGTCACCGGTCCTTCCGGTGCGGGTAAATCCACTCTGCTCAAGCTCATCGCTGGCATCGAGCGCCCCACCTCGGGCAGTGTGCTAGTGGATGGCCAGAACATCGGCCGCCTGTCACGCAAGGCCATGCCCTACTGGCGCCGCACCCTTGGCCTCGTGTTCCAAGACGCCAAACTCCTCTACGACCGTAACTGTTTCGAGAATGTGATGCTGCCGCTGCGCATATCGGGCATGCCCGTGAAGGAAGCAGCCCGCCGGGCGCGCGCGGCGCTGGACAAGGTGGGACTTAAGGACCGGGAACGGGCCATGCCCATCACCCTTTCGGGCGGCGAACAGCAGCGCTTGGCCATCGCCCGCGCGATTGTCAACCGGCCCAGCATCCTGCTCGCGGACGAACCCACCGGCAACCTAGATGCGGATTACGCCGAGCTGCTGCTGGACATGCTGGCCGCGTTCAGCCGCGCAGGCGTCACCCTGGTGATCGCCACCCATGAGCCGCGTCTGATCGAACGCCTCAAGCCCCGGGTGCTAGCCCTGCGGGGCGGACGGGTGCTGACATGA